The proteins below are encoded in one region of Paenisporosarcina cavernae:
- the hisJ gene encoding histidinol-phosphatase HisJ — translation MIRDGHVHTHYCPHGTNDPMRQYVERALALGYHEITFTEHAPLPEGFVDPVPKQDSAMDHSDLEFYVSEVEALKAEFAERIKVNVGLEVDFIEGFEKETTMLLNEIGPRLDDAILSVHFLRNAESYDCIDYSPDVFGELVSKYGSVDSVYARYFATVKKSIEADVGNFKPKRIGHITLVHKFQQKFAPSRSFEHELLDLLALVQAKGYELDYNGAGLLKPLCRETYPPLWVIKEAKRLGIPLVYGSDAHQVSAMHFGVESIDL, via the coding sequence ATGATACGAGATGGTCACGTTCACACGCATTATTGTCCGCACGGAACGAACGATCCCATGCGACAGTATGTAGAACGAGCACTCGCTCTTGGCTACCACGAAATTACATTTACAGAACACGCACCGCTTCCAGAAGGTTTTGTTGACCCCGTGCCGAAGCAAGATAGCGCGATGGATCACTCCGACCTCGAATTTTACGTATCGGAGGTAGAAGCGTTAAAAGCAGAATTCGCGGAACGCATTAAAGTGAATGTTGGTTTAGAAGTCGATTTTATCGAAGGTTTCGAGAAGGAAACGACGATGTTGTTGAATGAAATCGGTCCTCGTTTAGATGACGCGATTCTGTCCGTTCACTTTCTCCGGAATGCCGAGTCCTACGACTGTATCGATTATAGTCCGGATGTGTTCGGTGAACTTGTCTCGAAATACGGCTCTGTCGATTCTGTGTATGCACGATATTTTGCTACTGTGAAGAAATCGATCGAAGCAGACGTAGGAAATTTTAAGCCTAAGCGTATCGGACACATAACACTTGTACACAAATTTCAACAAAAATTTGCGCCTTCTCGGTCATTTGAACACGAACTGCTCGATCTTCTTGCGCTTGTTCAAGCAAAAGGCTATGAACTCGATTACAACGGAGCTGGCTTACTGAAACCATTATGCCGGGAAACGTATCCACCGCTATGGGTTATAAAAGAAGCAAAACGATTGGGTATTCCGCTCGTTTACGGTTCAGATGCGCACCAAGTAAGTGCCATGCATTTCGGTGTAGAGTCGATTGATTTATAA
- a CDS encoding ATP phosphoribosyltransferase regulatory subunit, which produces MSDLFMFEKPVGFRDTLPKMVDAKNNVRSVLQREITRWGYQFIETPTVEYFETVGSASAISDHQLFKLLDHQGHTLVLRPDMTTPIARLSASKMRSDHPQRLAYSTNVFRAQQKEGGRLAEFEQIGVELIGDESVSADAEVIALMVTALKDAGIHDFQVSIGHMGFLHAVFYQILGTTERVEKATTFLLEKNYVGYREHVASLTLSSIDKQRLYDFLQLRGTTQLMEDATAIMEQNEGNNALEQLRKLWETLVDYGVQDVIKFDLSLVSHMSYYSGILFEVYTDRVGFPIGNGGRYDTLLKKFGNPTEATGFALRLDSLVEAAGTLANTTSPICVLFSEEQRAAAISLANEKRSEGHSVILQDIQGVKEMDAFTAQYDEIVVLVGKSGGRK; this is translated from the coding sequence ATGAGTGACTTATTTATGTTCGAGAAACCGGTCGGGTTTCGCGATACATTGCCAAAAATGGTGGACGCCAAAAATAACGTGCGTTCGGTATTGCAACGTGAAATTACACGGTGGGGCTATCAGTTTATCGAAACCCCAACGGTTGAATATTTTGAAACGGTAGGTTCGGCGTCAGCGATTTCGGATCATCAATTGTTTAAGCTTCTCGATCATCAAGGACATACGCTCGTGTTACGTCCCGATATGACGACACCGATTGCGAGATTGTCCGCGTCGAAAATGCGCAGCGATCATCCGCAACGTTTGGCGTATTCGACGAATGTATTTCGTGCACAACAAAAAGAAGGCGGCAGATTAGCGGAGTTCGAACAAATCGGCGTGGAACTCATTGGAGATGAGTCGGTAAGTGCCGACGCGGAAGTAATCGCGTTAATGGTAACCGCGCTTAAAGATGCGGGGATTCACGATTTTCAAGTGTCGATTGGCCACATGGGATTTTTACACGCTGTTTTCTATCAAATACTAGGCACGACGGAACGTGTCGAGAAGGCAACGACGTTTTTGCTAGAGAAAAATTACGTCGGATACCGAGAGCATGTCGCGAGTCTTACTTTATCATCGATTGATAAACAACGCTTGTATGACTTTTTGCAGCTAAGAGGAACCACGCAGTTGATGGAGGATGCAACTGCTATTATGGAACAAAATGAAGGCAATAATGCACTCGAGCAGCTTCGTAAATTGTGGGAAACGCTCGTTGATTACGGCGTCCAAGATGTGATTAAATTCGATTTATCGCTCGTGAGCCACATGAGTTATTATTCCGGTATTTTGTTTGAAGTCTACACCGATCGCGTGGGATTTCCGATTGGAAATGGCGGAAGATACGATACTCTTTTAAAGAAATTTGGAAATCCAACAGAAGCAACAGGCTTTGCGCTTCGTTTGGACTCTTTAGTAGAAGCAGCGGGCACACTTGCCAATACGACGTCGCCAATTTGTGTGTTATTTAGCGAAGAACAACGAGCTGCCGCGATTTCTTTGGCGAATGAAAAGCGGAGCGAGGGACATTCTGTCATTTTGCAAGACATTCAAGGTGTGAAAGAAATGGATGCTTTCACGGCACAATATGATGAAATTGTGGTGCTAGTGGGAAAGTCAGGAGGGAGAAAATAA
- the hisG gene encoding ATP phosphoribosyltransferase: MPKGRIFDEAVQLLRAAGYSLPPEFDDSRKLILEVEEENFRFILAKPMDVATYVEYGVADIGIAGKDVLLEEERDVYELLDLMISDCYLAVAGLPNTEMSAVAPKIATKYPGIAAAYFREQGEQVEIIKLNGSIELAPLIGLADRIVDIVSSGRTLKENGLVEYERIQDITSRLIVNPVSYRMYDDRIQELVERLSQTLSKAETGIGKLS, translated from the coding sequence ATGCCAAAAGGGCGGATTTTTGACGAAGCAGTTCAGTTGCTTCGCGCAGCAGGCTACTCCCTTCCTCCGGAGTTTGACGATTCCAGAAAGCTTATTTTAGAGGTAGAAGAAGAAAATTTCCGATTTATTCTCGCTAAACCGATGGACGTTGCGACCTATGTGGAATATGGTGTGGCGGATATTGGAATTGCAGGGAAAGATGTACTACTCGAGGAAGAACGTGACGTGTATGAGTTGCTCGATTTGATGATTAGCGACTGCTACTTAGCCGTTGCCGGATTGCCAAATACCGAAATGTCCGCTGTCGCACCAAAAATTGCGACAAAATATCCAGGTATTGCCGCAGCGTATTTCCGAGAACAAGGCGAACAAGTCGAAATCATAAAATTGAATGGCTCTATTGAACTCGCACCACTCATTGGATTGGCAGATCGAATTGTCGATATTGTTTCTAGCGGCAGAACGCTGAAAGAAAATGGTCTCGTGGAATATGAACGTATTCAAGACATTACATCGCGCTTAATCGTCAATCCGGTCAGTTACCGGATGTATGATGATCGTATTCAAGAATTAGTGGAGCGTTTAAGCCAAACTCTTTCCAAAGCGGAAACGGGAATTGGGAAGCTTTCGTGA
- the hisD gene encoding histidinol dehydrogenase produces the protein MKIQRINEEISLSRSVDSGTEEQRAIVQSIIEDVKTQGDEAVRKYTEAFDGIHLEQFAVSQEEINVAYTQIDTEMIAIIQEARDNIRDYHEHQLKASWMTTNENGTILGQKVTALDSVGLYVPGGTAAYPSSVLMNAVPASVAGVERIVMVSPPDKNGMIPPAVLVAANEAGITEIYKMGGAQAIAALAYGTESVKRVDKIVGPGNIFVALAKREVFGDVAIDMIAGPSEITVLADDSANANEVAADLLSQAEHDERAVSILVTTSESLANAVADEVTRQLELLPRKEIAAQSIATYGAIYIAGSMEQAIEVVNQLAPEHLEIMTANPFDLLGKIKHAGAIFLGRFSAEPVGDYFAGTNHVLPTNGTARFSSPLSVEDFQKKSSVIFYSQQAFEKNAKKIAAFARLEGLEAHARAIEERGANK, from the coding sequence GTGAAAATCCAACGTATCAACGAAGAAATATCGCTTTCTCGCTCGGTAGATTCTGGCACAGAAGAGCAACGAGCCATTGTCCAATCGATCATCGAGGACGTAAAAACGCAAGGGGACGAAGCGGTCCGAAAGTATACGGAAGCGTTTGATGGGATTCACTTAGAGCAATTTGCTGTGTCGCAAGAAGAAATCAACGTAGCGTACACACAAATAGACACGGAAATGATTGCAATTATACAAGAAGCAAGAGATAACATTCGTGACTATCACGAGCATCAACTGAAAGCATCGTGGATGACGACAAACGAGAATGGCACGATTTTAGGGCAAAAAGTAACCGCACTTGATTCCGTTGGCTTGTATGTTCCTGGTGGAACAGCTGCGTACCCATCTTCTGTGTTAATGAATGCAGTGCCAGCTTCCGTTGCGGGTGTGGAGCGAATTGTAATGGTCTCTCCACCAGATAAGAATGGCATGATTCCTCCTGCAGTGCTTGTTGCGGCGAATGAAGCAGGAATTACGGAAATCTATAAAATGGGTGGCGCACAAGCAATTGCCGCACTTGCGTATGGTACTGAATCAGTCAAACGCGTGGATAAAATCGTTGGACCAGGAAATATTTTCGTCGCCTTAGCAAAACGAGAAGTGTTCGGAGATGTTGCAATTGACATGATTGCTGGTCCTAGTGAAATTACGGTGCTCGCAGACGATTCTGCAAACGCCAACGAAGTTGCAGCCGACTTACTATCTCAAGCAGAGCACGACGAGCGTGCAGTGAGCATTTTAGTGACGACATCAGAATCACTCGCAAATGCAGTCGCTGACGAAGTAACGCGCCAGTTAGAATTGCTCCCACGCAAAGAAATTGCGGCGCAGTCCATTGCGACGTACGGGGCGATTTATATCGCAGGTTCGATGGAACAAGCAATTGAAGTTGTAAACCAACTTGCACCGGAGCATCTAGAAATCATGACAGCCAATCCATTCGACCTTCTCGGGAAAATAAAACATGCAGGTGCTATTTTCTTAGGTCGGTTTAGTGCAGAGCCAGTAGGTGATTACTTTGCAGGCACGAACCATGTCTTGCCGACAAATGGTACTGCGCGATTTTCTAGCCCGCTAAGTGTAGAGGACTTTCAAAAGAAATCGAGTGTCATTTTTTATTCCCAACAAGCGTTTGAGAAAAATGCGAAGAAAATCGCAGCATTTGCACGACTGGAAGGGTTAGAAGCACATGCACGAGCGATAGAAGAAAGAGGGGCGAACAAATGA